From Thalassoglobus sp. JC818, the proteins below share one genomic window:
- a CDS encoding CPBP family intramembrane glutamic endopeptidase has protein sequence MNEDLDNAPRPEYSNSSGEASVVIDNRDRSRPAGPGLPESLFWIFLFFLLQMIGMVVVIIAMMAVTLQNVEQLQDFQFEPWFEALSPNKKLTVVTAPALVCYVFLIPLGLWRMSPRPLRKLKMDSPSLGQLLVATSLVVPMTVIADSMMQLGELGWAKLVENIPLLEMFQGTDVHEVLGKFNDSTLLLAVFFIAVVPAIGEEFLFRGLIGQGLTRRWGITLGVALTTLLFAGVHMYPPHIFAILPVGLTLHWVYLTTRSFWAPVLFHFLNNALATVLLRVDQDDLETPWFYLPVALAYAVWCFYWLFQMRTRRVPEKSTVPADEQFDSALAQPETSEEPKRYVLKSDTFALPLVIAAVMLALCGYDVVRVLIPQ, from the coding sequence CGAAGACCTCGACAACGCTCCTCGACCTGAATATTCAAATTCTTCGGGTGAGGCTTCGGTCGTCATCGACAACCGCGACCGATCTCGGCCAGCAGGACCGGGACTTCCTGAATCGTTGTTCTGGATCTTCCTGTTCTTCCTTCTGCAGATGATCGGGATGGTAGTCGTGATCATCGCCATGATGGCAGTCACTCTGCAAAACGTCGAACAGCTTCAGGACTTCCAATTCGAGCCATGGTTCGAAGCGCTGTCGCCGAACAAGAAGTTGACCGTCGTCACGGCTCCAGCTCTCGTCTGCTATGTCTTTCTGATTCCACTCGGCTTGTGGAGAATGTCTCCGAGGCCGCTCCGCAAATTGAAGATGGATTCACCGTCGTTGGGCCAGTTGCTGGTCGCGACCAGCCTGGTTGTCCCGATGACTGTCATCGCTGACTCCATGATGCAACTCGGGGAACTCGGCTGGGCAAAACTTGTGGAAAACATTCCTCTTCTGGAAATGTTTCAAGGAACGGACGTTCATGAAGTTCTTGGAAAATTCAACGACTCCACGCTGCTCCTCGCAGTCTTTTTCATCGCTGTCGTCCCAGCAATCGGCGAAGAATTTCTGTTTCGTGGGTTGATCGGACAAGGTCTGACCCGCCGATGGGGAATCACACTCGGAGTGGCCCTGACCACGCTGTTGTTTGCCGGGGTGCACATGTATCCCCCTCATATCTTTGCGATTCTCCCGGTCGGCCTGACACTTCACTGGGTCTACCTCACAACACGAAGCTTCTGGGCGCCAGTACTGTTTCACTTTCTAAATAATGCTCTGGCCACCGTTTTGCTTAGAGTCGATCAGGATGATCTGGAAACCCCTTGGTTCTATCTTCCAGTTGCATTGGCATATGCAGTCTGGTGCTTCTACTGGCTCTTCCAGATGAGAACACGAAGGGTGCCGGAAAAATCAACAGTTCCGGCCGACGAACAGTTCGACAGCGCTCTTGCACAACCTGAGACTTCCGAAGAACCGAAACGCTACGTCCTGAAATCAGATACTTTCGCACTCCCGTTGGTTATCGCTGCCGTGATGCTTGCACTGTGTGGCTATGACGTGGTTCGAGTCTTGATTCCTCAATAA
- a CDS encoding MMPL family transporter, which translates to MNALTDQSEVFRQRVKKRAWLTLAVIGLLVPFVIVGAIRSIDGMRITPEKWMSPTNPQRQAFEEFRSNFEGNDVVYVSWEGCTLDDPRLLKLQQEVMARNSLPEIPEVVPFERVLTGPGILEQMTSPPLGLSTEDAIQRMTGVLVGPDQETSCALVVLTYDGNEARKKSIEHLLNVSEDVTGLSQAELIVAGPPHDGVAIDAESLEGINFYGALSTLVAAILCIACLRSWRISGLIIGIACLGQGLVLAAVYFSGLTLDAVLIVAPPLVFVLTVSAGVHYCNYYFAQSNVLPPVEAVQEAMREGWAPCCLAAITTAVGLSSLAVSGIAPVAAFGRISACGLLVTVAILMGVLPDALCKWPIRKKESTNLFSAKQLHAFGCVVVRYSVLITFVSIVGIIGLGQGLRSIRTSVDATSLFASDTKIITDYQWLEEKIGPSVPVEVVVHIENEDAMSLSQQVELVSTIHSALETVPGIDSVLSARSFLPEEVWTESKGPLVRQALIRRRLYDSRDLFEESNYFHSGENGDAWRLTGRVRATEGRSYGELQAKIKAQVEKILDAQELPPNSVRAEYTGMMPLIESVQVMIMHDLFWSLLTAFGLIGISVLLVLRQPALALMVTVLNTFPVIVTFGAMGLLSVPIDIGSMMTAGVAMGIAVDDTIHFLCFHRMKTMETGHTREAIIESVAVCGAAMLQTTLICAASMLVFALSAFIPTRQFGLLMASILTIALLSDLITLPALLALWNRPKSEPPQSSLCPSSEAEKQQTVVSE; encoded by the coding sequence ATGAACGCACTCACTGATCAATCCGAAGTGTTTCGCCAGCGCGTCAAGAAACGTGCCTGGCTCACGCTGGCGGTGATCGGTCTTCTCGTTCCCTTCGTCATCGTCGGTGCGATTCGCAGCATTGATGGAATGCGAATCACTCCTGAAAAGTGGATGTCTCCGACCAATCCACAGCGACAGGCGTTTGAAGAATTCCGGAGCAACTTTGAAGGGAATGACGTCGTCTATGTCAGCTGGGAAGGCTGCACGCTCGACGATCCCAGACTGCTGAAGTTGCAGCAAGAAGTCATGGCCCGGAATTCACTGCCTGAAATTCCGGAAGTTGTCCCGTTCGAACGTGTTCTGACTGGTCCCGGTATTCTTGAGCAGATGACATCTCCTCCGCTTGGGTTGTCCACTGAAGATGCAATTCAACGAATGACGGGAGTGCTCGTTGGTCCGGATCAAGAAACGAGTTGCGCTCTTGTTGTGCTGACGTATGACGGCAACGAAGCCCGGAAGAAATCCATTGAGCACCTTTTGAATGTCTCGGAAGACGTGACTGGCTTGTCTCAGGCAGAGTTGATTGTCGCGGGACCGCCGCACGATGGAGTTGCGATTGACGCGGAAAGTCTGGAGGGGATCAATTTTTACGGAGCACTTTCCACCCTCGTCGCTGCCATCTTGTGCATTGCTTGTCTGAGGTCCTGGAGAATTTCCGGCTTGATCATCGGCATCGCCTGCCTGGGTCAAGGTCTCGTTCTCGCAGCTGTCTATTTTTCCGGACTTACGCTCGATGCTGTTCTGATCGTCGCTCCTCCACTCGTCTTCGTCCTCACAGTTTCGGCGGGCGTCCATTATTGCAATTACTATTTCGCACAATCGAACGTGCTTCCCCCGGTGGAAGCGGTCCAAGAAGCAATGCGTGAAGGCTGGGCTCCCTGTTGCCTGGCTGCCATCACAACAGCCGTTGGCTTGAGTTCTCTCGCAGTCAGCGGCATTGCTCCGGTCGCTGCGTTCGGACGCATCAGCGCCTGCGGACTGCTCGTGACAGTCGCAATCCTGATGGGAGTTCTTCCCGACGCACTCTGCAAGTGGCCGATTCGAAAGAAAGAGTCCACCAACCTGTTCTCAGCAAAGCAGCTCCACGCGTTTGGATGTGTCGTCGTCCGCTACTCCGTTCTGATCACATTCGTATCGATTGTGGGCATCATCGGTCTGGGCCAAGGATTGCGATCAATCAGAACCAGTGTCGACGCGACATCACTCTTCGCGAGTGACACGAAAATTATCACTGACTACCAGTGGCTCGAAGAGAAGATCGGACCATCTGTGCCTGTCGAAGTGGTCGTTCACATCGAAAACGAAGACGCAATGAGTCTGTCTCAACAGGTGGAACTGGTCAGCACAATTCACAGCGCATTGGAGACTGTTCCGGGTATCGATAGCGTCCTCTCCGCACGTTCGTTTCTCCCCGAAGAAGTCTGGACAGAATCGAAAGGCCCTCTGGTCAGACAAGCATTGATCCGTCGACGACTCTACGACTCTCGTGATCTGTTCGAAGAGTCGAACTACTTTCACTCAGGTGAAAACGGAGATGCCTGGAGACTGACTGGCCGCGTGCGAGCCACGGAAGGCCGAAGCTATGGAGAATTGCAGGCGAAGATCAAAGCACAGGTCGAAAAGATTCTCGACGCACAAGAGCTTCCCCCGAACTCAGTTCGTGCAGAATACACAGGGATGATGCCACTCATTGAGAGTGTGCAAGTCATGATCATGCACGATCTCTTTTGGAGCCTGTTGACAGCTTTTGGACTGATCGGAATCTCTGTGCTGCTCGTCCTCCGACAGCCCGCTTTGGCACTTATGGTGACGGTTCTGAATACCTTTCCAGTCATTGTGACGTTCGGAGCGATGGGCCTGCTGTCCGTGCCGATCGATATCGGTTCCATGATGACGGCTGGGGTCGCGATGGGAATCGCAGTCGACGATACCATTCACTTCCTATGCTTCCATCGCATGAAGACGATGGAAACAGGACACACGCGGGAAGCGATCATTGAGTCCGTGGCTGTCTGTGGAGCAGCGATGCTTCAAACAACGCTGATCTGTGCTGCTTCGATGCTCGTCTTCGCACTCAGTGCCTTCATCCCAACACGTCAGTTCGGGTTGCTGATGGCATCGATCCTAACGATCGCACTTCTGAGTGATCTCATCACTCTCCCAGCACTCCTCGCGCTTTGGAACCGACCTAAATCGGAACCTCCTCAAAGCTCATTGTGTCCAAGCAGCGAAGCTGAGAAGCAACAAACCGTCGTTTCTGAATAA
- a CDS encoding fatty acid desaturase gives MSKQSVSWSTIPRFLFAPIGLAGMFALAFSWPNDHWITWAFWTLLVSYSLFCWTSCFHEAAHHTLGGSKKWSIIIGRFIGTMIFVPFHVYRESHIRHHAYLNKSTDWELWPYSDPNASLWFRRIFCWLEIPFGFLTSPYVYGRLYFHKDSSLQNPEVRRLIRNEYIAIAVVWTAIFTLVAVTSSWHLFLIVWIIPHVIAGIYQTFRKFTEHLGMRSYDPLLGTRTVIGSSPITTICTYFNFDIFVHGPHHRHPRYRHEALCDRMAQYEVENPSLDYPIFKTYWGAIRDLIPSLILNPGVGMNVGAPPPSEEKPHDVSDFSEDVTAQILGEKDAVIDA, from the coding sequence GTGTCCAAACAGTCCGTGTCATGGTCTACGATTCCTCGGTTTCTCTTCGCACCGATCGGACTCGCCGGGATGTTTGCGCTCGCATTCTCCTGGCCGAACGACCATTGGATCACATGGGCTTTCTGGACACTGCTCGTCTCGTATTCCCTCTTCTGCTGGACGAGTTGCTTCCACGAAGCAGCCCATCACACGCTGGGGGGATCGAAAAAGTGGAGCATCATCATTGGCAGATTCATCGGGACGATGATTTTCGTTCCGTTCCATGTCTATCGTGAAAGCCACATTCGACATCACGCTTACTTGAACAAGTCGACCGACTGGGAACTGTGGCCCTACTCTGACCCGAATGCGTCGCTCTGGTTCCGTAGAATCTTTTGTTGGTTGGAAATCCCGTTCGGGTTCTTGACGTCTCCATATGTCTACGGACGACTCTACTTCCACAAAGATTCGTCACTTCAGAATCCCGAAGTCCGACGATTGATCCGCAACGAGTACATTGCCATCGCCGTTGTATGGACAGCAATTTTCACACTCGTCGCTGTCACTTCGAGCTGGCACCTCTTCTTGATCGTGTGGATCATTCCGCATGTCATCGCAGGCATCTACCAGACGTTTCGCAAGTTCACAGAGCATCTCGGAATGCGAAGCTACGATCCGCTTCTGGGAACGCGCACCGTCATCGGTTCAAGCCCGATCACCACGATTTGCACGTACTTCAACTTCGACATCTTCGTCCACGGACCGCACCATCGTCATCCCCGCTATCGCCACGAAGCACTCTGCGATCGCATGGCACAATACGAGGTCGAAAACCCGTCGCTCGACTACCCCATCTTCAAAACCTACTGGGGTGCCATTCGCGACTTGATTCCCTCGCTGATCTTGAATCCGGGAGTTGGCATGAACGTGGGCGCTCCTCCTCCCTCAGAAGAGAAACCTCACGACGTCAGCGACTTCAGTGAGGACGTTACAGCCCAGATTCTCGGCGAGAAAGACGCCGTCATCGACGCGTAG
- a CDS encoding aldose 1-epimerase family protein, giving the protein MRRSLSTVLRVVIFTCAIWPVLRAEDLEADSHRFVLIDTQSGQWVREKTLSSKNFDGIAKASGWSVRKEVLHGGKQNGVDLITIENGAMAFRVIPTRGMSILDVEINDFRIGWESPVKEVVHPQWVNLESRGGIGWLEGFNEWMVRCGLEFAGHPGVDQFTDNTGAEAEMMLTLHGKVGNIPASRVELLIDKAPPHRIRLRGTVHESMLFGPKLKLTTEVSTIPGSTELTISDEVTNIGSDPQEIQLIYHTNFGVPLLSEGANFIAPVQSVQPMNAAATEDIDAPWTYAAPTKGYIEKVYLMKLYADANSETLVCLKNSEGNRAATIRYNVDQLPCFTLWKNLTTIENGYVTGLEPGTSYPFNRSVERPHGRIPVLAADETRQFTLTYEFMNSTQQINESIEEIRKLQNDRPTEILQDPPE; this is encoded by the coding sequence ATGCGCCGCTCACTCAGCACGGTTCTTCGTGTCGTCATATTTACATGCGCAATCTGGCCGGTCTTAAGAGCCGAGGATCTCGAAGCCGATAGTCACCGCTTCGTGCTGATTGATACGCAGTCCGGCCAATGGGTTCGAGAGAAGACTCTCTCTTCCAAAAACTTCGATGGCATCGCAAAAGCTTCCGGTTGGTCAGTCCGCAAGGAAGTGCTGCACGGAGGCAAGCAGAATGGGGTCGATCTCATCACCATCGAGAATGGTGCGATGGCCTTTCGAGTCATCCCAACACGAGGCATGAGCATTCTCGATGTGGAAATCAACGACTTCCGCATCGGTTGGGAATCTCCGGTCAAAGAAGTCGTCCACCCGCAGTGGGTCAACCTCGAATCTCGCGGAGGAATTGGATGGCTGGAAGGATTCAACGAATGGATGGTCCGATGCGGCCTGGAGTTCGCTGGGCATCCCGGAGTTGATCAGTTCACCGACAATACAGGTGCCGAAGCGGAGATGATGCTGACGCTCCACGGAAAGGTCGGGAACATCCCTGCCTCGCGTGTCGAGTTGCTAATCGACAAAGCCCCGCCTCACCGAATTCGCCTGCGTGGGACCGTTCATGAATCGATGTTGTTCGGGCCGAAGCTAAAGCTGACCACCGAAGTCTCCACGATTCCAGGATCGACCGAGCTGACGATCTCAGACGAAGTCACCAACATCGGATCGGACCCTCAAGAAATCCAACTCATCTATCACACCAACTTCGGTGTGCCGTTGCTGTCAGAAGGAGCGAATTTCATCGCTCCAGTGCAATCCGTTCAGCCAATGAACGCAGCAGCGACGGAAGACATTGATGCCCCATGGACCTATGCCGCCCCGACGAAAGGCTACATCGAAAAAGTCTATCTGATGAAGCTCTATGCCGATGCAAATTCCGAGACGCTGGTCTGTTTGAAGAACAGCGAAGGCAATCGCGCAGCCACGATTAGGTACAACGTCGACCAATTGCCATGCTTCACGCTTTGGAAAAACTTGACCACGATCGAAAACGGATACGTCACAGGGCTGGAACCCGGCACTTCCTATCCATTCAATCGAAGCGTCGAGCGGCCGCACGGACGAATTCCCGTCCTCGCCGCTGACGAAACTCGCCAGTTCACGCTGACCTACGAATTCATGAATTCGACTCAGCAAATCAATGAGTCGATCGAAGAAATCCGGAAGCTTCAGAATGATCGACCGACAGAGATACTTCAGGACCCGCCGGAATAA
- a CDS encoding DCC1-like thiol-disulfide oxidoreductase family protein — MNSSVESPNDETAPIVFFDGVCGFCNGTVDFLMKRDPDHHLRFAPLQGATAQKLLTEEQRNLDSIVFKESTDVWKKSAAIVRILWKIGGVWSFLGTLLWLVPFPIRDFFYGLIARVRYRIFGKREACRMPSEEERNVMLE; from the coding sequence ATGAACAGCTCAGTTGAGTCCCCCAACGACGAGACCGCTCCGATCGTCTTTTTTGACGGTGTTTGCGGTTTCTGCAACGGGACTGTCGACTTCCTGATGAAACGGGACCCCGATCACCATTTGCGATTCGCACCGCTTCAAGGGGCAACGGCTCAGAAGCTTTTGACGGAGGAGCAGAGAAATCTCGATTCGATCGTCTTCAAAGAATCAACAGACGTCTGGAAGAAGTCCGCAGCGATCGTGCGCATTCTGTGGAAGATCGGCGGTGTCTGGAGTTTTCTCGGAACGTTGCTTTGGCTCGTCCCGTTTCCGATTCGCGATTTCTTCTACGGTTTAATTGCCCGCGTGAGATACAGGATTTTCGGCAAGCGTGAAGCTTGTCGAATGCCATCCGAAGAAGAGCGGAACGTGATGCTTGAGTAA
- a CDS encoding vWA domain-containing protein yields the protein MRMIEKGVPAAASLILHLMVVGVFALMILPEARSLELSTIVGNSEVRDFPEMTVTAEMNFGVEADADRSNQERQAPPSFLQPASAPVTSAPRYEIAGDLPRMAPSNGTGTMSEDVGPLIPTGVFAKNGDGDADGLGGAHFFGVNLQGHSVVFVVDASKSMLHPFPGPTKTRFARVQMELLTSIQAMEETQRFFMILFNEHAYPMPSAQLADATNGAKQRYLRWMATAKPEGKTDPEIALLMALQLRPEVIYFLTDGDFKYRVVENVSKANVAKVSINCIGFGDDEGEKFLKELAARNGGSYRFIPEVEHFPQSPFGPDVSNRPKLSSRTVDRSP from the coding sequence ATGAGAATGATTGAGAAAGGGGTGCCGGCAGCTGCATCGCTGATCCTCCATCTCATGGTCGTCGGCGTTTTTGCGTTGATGATTCTTCCGGAAGCCAGATCTCTCGAGCTGTCAACGATCGTCGGAAACAGTGAAGTTCGCGACTTTCCCGAGATGACCGTCACCGCCGAGATGAATTTCGGCGTCGAAGCTGATGCAGATCGCTCAAACCAAGAACGACAAGCACCTCCCAGCTTTCTTCAACCCGCCTCCGCTCCGGTCACTTCCGCCCCTCGATACGAAATCGCAGGAGACCTTCCTCGCATGGCTCCCTCGAACGGGACCGGAACGATGAGCGAAGACGTCGGCCCGCTGATTCCAACGGGGGTCTTTGCGAAAAATGGCGATGGAGACGCTGACGGACTCGGGGGCGCACATTTCTTTGGAGTCAATCTTCAAGGTCACAGCGTCGTGTTCGTTGTTGACGCTTCCAAGAGCATGCTTCACCCTTTCCCGGGACCGACGAAAACTCGCTTCGCTCGGGTTCAAATGGAATTGCTCACATCGATTCAAGCGATGGAAGAGACGCAGCGGTTCTTCATGATCCTCTTCAATGAACACGCATACCCGATGCCATCCGCTCAACTTGCTGATGCGACAAACGGAGCCAAGCAGAGATACCTTCGCTGGATGGCAACCGCCAAGCCGGAAGGAAAAACGGACCCGGAAATCGCGCTCTTGATGGCACTGCAACTCCGTCCGGAAGTCATCTACTTCCTCACCGACGGCGACTTCAAATACCGCGTCGTGGAGAACGTCTCAAAAGCCAACGTCGCGAAAGTGTCGATCAACTGCATTGGTTTCGGAGATGACGAGGGCGAGAAGTTCCTGAAAGAACTCGCAGCCCGCAATGGCGGATCGTATCGCTTTATTCCAGAAGTCGAACACTTCCCGCAGTCTCCATTCGGCCCCGACGTTTCGAACCGACCGAAACTCTCATCGCGAACGGTCGACCGGTCACCGTAA
- a CDS encoding L-fuconate dehydratase has product MTTITGITARDIRFPTSQHLDGSDAMNPDPDYSAAYVVLETDAPSGVSGHGMTFTIGRGNELCVAAIQALEPFVIGKSLEEIINDPGAFWSYITGDSQLRWVGPEKGVIHLATAAVVNAVWDLIAKVKQKPLWRLLSEMTPEELVRSIDFQYITDFLTPEEALDILRRQEPTRQQRIDHLLANGLASYTTSAGWLGYSDQKLRELCRQCLSDGWQCFKIKVGQNLEDDIRRCEIIREEIGPDRRLMIDANQVWDVAEAIEWVQKLARFNPWFIEEPTSPDDVLGHAAIAKAVAPIKVATGEHCANRVMFKQFLQAKGMGVCQIDSCRLGGVNEILAVLLMAAKCDIPVCPHAGGVGLCEYVQHLSMFDYVAVSGKTEDRITEFAGHLHEHFVNPVQMRNGNYLAPEAAGYSIEMFPESLDRFEYPNGEAWKEIIA; this is encoded by the coding sequence ATGACCACAATCACAGGTATTACAGCAAGAGACATTCGCTTTCCGACGTCACAGCATCTGGATGGGTCAGATGCAATGAATCCAGATCCAGACTATTCGGCAGCATATGTTGTCCTCGAAACCGACGCGCCGAGCGGAGTGTCAGGTCATGGGATGACATTCACGATCGGACGCGGAAACGAATTGTGTGTCGCTGCCATTCAGGCACTTGAGCCGTTCGTCATTGGAAAGAGCCTGGAAGAGATCATCAATGATCCCGGGGCATTCTGGAGCTACATTACCGGGGACAGCCAATTGCGATGGGTCGGACCTGAGAAAGGTGTGATTCACCTGGCGACAGCTGCAGTTGTGAACGCGGTCTGGGATCTTATTGCGAAGGTCAAACAGAAGCCGCTTTGGCGTCTTCTGAGCGAGATGACTCCTGAAGAACTTGTGAGGTCGATCGACTTTCAATACATCACAGATTTCCTGACACCCGAAGAAGCGTTGGACATTCTTCGTCGACAGGAACCGACGCGACAGCAGCGCATCGATCATCTGCTCGCAAATGGACTCGCTTCCTACACAACTTCGGCGGGCTGGCTGGGGTACAGCGATCAAAAACTTCGCGAGTTGTGCCGACAGTGTTTGAGTGACGGTTGGCAATGTTTCAAGATTAAGGTCGGTCAGAATCTGGAGGATGATATTCGCCGCTGCGAAATTATCCGGGAGGAAATTGGTCCCGACCGCAGACTCATGATCGACGCGAATCAGGTGTGGGATGTCGCTGAAGCCATCGAGTGGGTTCAAAAACTCGCGAGGTTCAATCCCTGGTTTATCGAAGAGCCAACGTCCCCCGATGACGTTCTTGGCCATGCTGCCATTGCCAAAGCGGTTGCCCCCATCAAAGTCGCGACAGGTGAGCACTGCGCCAATCGGGTGATGTTCAAGCAGTTCTTGCAAGCGAAGGGGATGGGGGTTTGTCAGATCGACAGTTGTCGGTTAGGCGGCGTGAATGAAATTCTGGCTGTGTTACTCATGGCAGCGAAATGTGATATTCCAGTTTGTCCCCATGCTGGGGGTGTCGGCTTGTGCGAGTACGTGCAACACTTGTCGATGTTCGACTACGTCGCTGTCAGCGGAAAGACGGAAGACCGGATCACCGAGTTCGCTGGTCATTTGCACGAGCACTTTGTGAATCCGGTTCAAATGAGAAACGGAAACTACCTGGCTCCGGAAGCAGCTGGTTACAGCATTGAAATGTTCCCTGAATCGCTCGATCGGTTTGAATATCCAAACGGAGAAGCTTGGAAAGAGATCATCGCTTAG
- a CDS encoding sialate O-acetylesterase, producing the protein MKPIKWMFSVAVLIGCMAPVSVDAEVKLPSIIGDNMVLQRGQKVPIWGWDEPGQEVTVTVQGKSKTGTANENGRWEVIFEDLKTGPSYEVQIAGSSELTLKNVAVGEVWLCSGQSNMEWTVNNSKNAEEERAAANYPLIRHIKIPHTPMKTPQDNVPSNGWEVTTPETVGNYTAVGYFFALNLQAQLDVPIGLIGSNWGGTRIEPWTPPVGFKEVPALKSIADKLEEYPEVGPDGKVNHQSPLALYNGMISPLVPYAIRGAIWYQGESNRHDGMLYFEKMKALISGWRHLWSNPELPFYYVQLAPYRYKGEDVILPKVWEAQTEALTIPNTGMAVTVDIGNLDDIHPRNKQDVGYRLALWALAKTYGHDDLVYSGPLFKSMNVKGDKIVLRFDHVGDGLVSRNGEPLSHFEIAGEDGEYKPAKAEIKGKTVVVSSDDVPMPKSVRLGWHQEAEPNLSNKNGLPASPFRAGE; encoded by the coding sequence ATGAAACCAATCAAATGGATGTTCTCTGTCGCGGTGTTGATCGGCTGTATGGCCCCGGTCAGCGTCGACGCCGAAGTCAAGTTGCCTTCGATCATCGGAGACAACATGGTCCTCCAGCGTGGCCAGAAAGTTCCCATCTGGGGCTGGGATGAGCCCGGACAAGAAGTCACGGTGACTGTTCAAGGAAAATCCAAAACTGGAACCGCCAACGAAAATGGCCGTTGGGAAGTCATTTTTGAAGACCTCAAAACCGGTCCCAGTTACGAAGTTCAAATTGCCGGTTCTTCCGAGCTGACTTTGAAGAACGTTGCTGTCGGTGAAGTTTGGTTGTGTTCCGGTCAATCCAACATGGAATGGACCGTCAACAATTCCAAAAACGCTGAGGAAGAACGAGCGGCTGCCAATTACCCACTGATTCGGCACATCAAGATTCCTCACACTCCGATGAAGACTCCGCAGGACAATGTTCCTTCGAACGGTTGGGAAGTGACAACCCCCGAAACAGTCGGAAACTACACAGCTGTCGGCTACTTCTTCGCACTCAACCTGCAGGCTCAACTCGACGTGCCGATTGGATTGATCGGCTCCAACTGGGGCGGAACCCGTATCGAACCGTGGACTCCTCCCGTCGGTTTTAAAGAAGTTCCTGCTCTGAAGTCGATCGCTGACAAGCTCGAAGAATATCCAGAAGTGGGCCCGGACGGCAAAGTGAATCATCAGTCTCCGCTCGCTCTCTACAATGGAATGATTTCACCACTCGTCCCTTACGCGATCCGCGGAGCCATCTGGTATCAGGGCGAGTCCAACCGTCATGATGGAATGCTCTACTTCGAGAAGATGAAGGCTTTGATCAGTGGATGGCGACACCTGTGGAGCAATCCTGAGTTGCCGTTCTACTACGTTCAACTCGCTCCATACCGATACAAAGGTGAAGACGTCATCCTCCCGAAAGTCTGGGAAGCTCAAACCGAAGCGTTGACTATCCCCAATACAGGTATGGCTGTGACAGTCGATATTGGGAATCTCGATGACATTCATCCGCGAAACAAGCAGGACGTCGGCTACCGGCTCGCTCTGTGGGCACTCGCTAAGACTTACGGCCACGACGACCTGGTTTACTCCGGACCACTCTTCAAATCAATGAACGTCAAAGGCGACAAGATTGTTCTCCGCTTTGACCATGTCGGCGATGGGCTGGTGTCGCGCAACGGCGAACCGCTCTCTCACTTCGAAATTGCTGGTGAAGATGGTGAATACAAACCAGCGAAAGCCGAAATCAAAGGGAAGACCGTTGTGGTCTCATCCGATGATGTTCCGATGCCGAAGTCAGTGCGACTGGGATGGCACCAGGAAGCTGAACCGAATCTGTCCAACAAGAACGGACTCCCAGCTTCTCCGTTCCGCGCCGGCGAGTAG